A stretch of the Rhizomicrobium sp. genome encodes the following:
- a CDS encoding glycosyltransferase family 2 protein, with translation MKISVITVCWNSSATIGDTIASFLAQRHADKELLVVDGQSTDDTVNIARAYNAPSIRIISERDKGPFDAMNKGLRLYSGEAVGVLNSDDTFHDDLALTRIAAGLADADIVYGDLDFVSDHRTKTVMREWRAGEFRRGLFRTGWMPPHPTFYARRAVLDRVGEFDISYRATADYDLMLRAMELNDFRIRYIPQILADFQLGGISTRNWRATIDGNLECLRARRIHLGAPPVDAALFLRPLRKLFELRRLRGYYKG, from the coding sequence ATGAAAATCAGCGTGATCACAGTCTGCTGGAATTCCAGCGCGACCATCGGCGACACGATTGCCTCTTTTCTTGCACAGCGGCACGCCGACAAGGAACTCCTCGTCGTCGACGGCCAGTCGACCGATGATACGGTTAACATCGCCCGCGCTTACAACGCCCCGTCGATCCGCATCATCTCCGAGCGCGACAAGGGGCCTTTCGACGCGATGAACAAGGGGCTTCGGCTCTACAGCGGCGAGGCGGTCGGCGTGCTCAATTCCGACGACACGTTCCATGACGACCTGGCATTGACGCGCATCGCGGCGGGATTGGCCGATGCCGACATCGTCTATGGCGACCTGGACTTCGTGAGCGACCACCGGACCAAGACCGTCATGCGCGAATGGCGGGCCGGCGAATTCCGCCGCGGCCTGTTCCGGACGGGCTGGATGCCGCCGCATCCCACCTTCTATGCGCGGCGCGCGGTCCTGGACCGCGTCGGCGAATTCGACATCTCCTATCGCGCGACCGCCGACTACGACCTGATGCTGCGGGCGATGGAGCTGAACGATTTCCGCATCCGCTACATCCCGCAGATCCTGGCCGACTTCCAGCTGGGCGGCATCAGCACGCGCAACTGGCGCGCGACGATCGACGGCAACCTCGAATGCCTGCGCGCCAGGCGCATCCATCTGGGCGCGCCGCCGGTGGACGCGGCGCTGTTCCTGCGGCCCTTGCGCAAGCTGTTCGAGCTGCGGCGGCTGCGCGGCTACTACAAGGGCTAG
- a CDS encoding nucleoside-diphosphate sugar epimerase/dehydratase: MIPLFHREFLPGALSIDIAKPLLAYGCVAGIAAAYTRTYRMIWRYVSFQDLLVLIRAATLTAAGFAALELFVASWNMPHSIARAGVTMLMLWLATVGFLTAPRLLARAFSEARNLNWHRGGAWSDDSIPALITGDVERMEAFIRESSRNPGSRYRIVGVVTDQRSLHGSYLHGVQVLDDIAHLADALFQLRERGIRPETLILARDNATRRDFEDLLALSSPIGLKVGRLPPHGAFRDATTVQPIELADLLGRPEIVSDTSAIAAMVQGKVVLITGAGGSIGGELSRQIAKLGPAKLVVADSCEFNLYSIDQELSEVYDDVPREAALLDVRDGDLVARWMERVRPDVVFHAAALKHVPLLEHHPIEAVKTNVIGTVNVAEACLKFGVATMVTISTDKAVNPSNVMGATKRLAEAYCQGLDQADARAHATRFITVRFGNVLGSAGSVVPLFRRQIEAGGPVTVTHTDITRYFMTIPEAVSLVLQAGAHGIGSEEERGVIYVLEMGQPVKIMDLARQMIQLSGQRPDVDIKIEVVGLRPGEKLYEEVVHSDESVVPTRTKSVLKFQPRATDLRIIRQQVQELRHAAGNCDAERALRLLKISVPEYLPGTPERAALS; this comes from the coding sequence ATGATTCCGCTCTTCCACCGCGAGTTCCTTCCGGGTGCCCTGTCCATCGATATCGCCAAGCCCTTGCTGGCCTATGGTTGTGTCGCGGGCATTGCCGCAGCCTATACCCGGACATACCGGATGATCTGGCGCTATGTGAGCTTCCAGGATCTCCTCGTCCTCATACGCGCCGCGACCCTGACCGCGGCGGGATTCGCCGCCCTCGAATTGTTCGTCGCCAGCTGGAACATGCCGCATTCGATTGCGCGGGCCGGCGTGACGATGCTGATGCTGTGGCTCGCCACGGTTGGCTTTCTCACGGCACCCAGGCTCCTCGCCCGCGCTTTCAGTGAGGCGCGCAATCTGAACTGGCATCGTGGCGGAGCGTGGTCGGACGATTCCATCCCGGCCCTGATCACCGGCGACGTCGAGCGGATGGAGGCTTTCATCCGCGAGTCGAGCCGCAATCCGGGATCGCGCTACCGCATCGTCGGCGTGGTGACCGACCAGCGAAGCCTGCACGGCAGCTATCTCCATGGCGTTCAGGTTCTGGACGATATCGCCCATCTCGCCGATGCGCTGTTCCAGCTGCGCGAGCGCGGCATCCGGCCGGAGACGCTGATCCTGGCGCGCGACAACGCGACGCGCCGCGACTTCGAGGATCTTCTCGCGCTCTCCAGTCCCATCGGCCTCAAGGTGGGCCGCCTGCCGCCGCACGGCGCGTTCCGCGATGCGACGACGGTCCAGCCCATCGAGCTCGCCGACCTTCTCGGCCGTCCGGAGATCGTCTCCGATACCAGCGCCATCGCCGCCATGGTCCAGGGCAAGGTCGTCCTGATCACCGGCGCGGGCGGCAGCATCGGCGGCGAGTTGTCGCGCCAGATCGCCAAGCTGGGACCGGCCAAGTTGGTGGTTGCCGATTCCTGCGAGTTCAATCTTTACTCGATCGATCAGGAGCTTAGTGAGGTCTATGACGACGTTCCGCGCGAGGCTGCGCTGCTCGACGTCCGCGACGGCGATCTCGTCGCGCGCTGGATGGAAAGGGTGCGGCCCGACGTCGTGTTCCATGCCGCCGCGCTCAAGCACGTGCCGCTGCTCGAACATCATCCGATCGAGGCGGTGAAGACCAATGTGATCGGCACGGTCAATGTCGCCGAGGCTTGCCTCAAATTCGGCGTCGCGACCATGGTCACGATTTCGACCGACAAGGCGGTCAATCCGAGCAACGTCATGGGCGCCACCAAGCGTCTGGCGGAGGCCTATTGCCAGGGCCTCGACCAGGCCGACGCCCGCGCTCACGCCACGCGCTTCATCACCGTGCGCTTCGGCAATGTGCTGGGCTCCGCCGGCTCCGTCGTTCCGCTGTTCCGCCGCCAGATCGAGGCGGGCGGGCCCGTGACGGTCACCCACACCGACATCACGCGCTATTTCATGACGATTCCCGAAGCGGTGTCGCTGGTCCTGCAGGCCGGTGCGCACGGCATCGGCTCGGAGGAAGAGCGCGGCGTCATCTACGTGCTGGAGATGGGACAGCCCGTGAAGATCATGGACCTGGCGCGACAGATGATCCAGCTCTCCGGCCAGCGCCCCGATGTCGACATCAAGATCGAAGTCGTCGGCCTGCGTCCCGGCGAGAAGCTCTACGAGGAAGTCGTCCACAGCGACGAGTCGGTCGTGCCGACGCGGACGAAGTCGGTGCTGAAATTCCAACCGCGCGCGACCGACCTGCGCATCATCCGCCAGCAGGTGCAGGAGCTGCGGCATGCCGCGGGCAATTGCGACGCCGAACGGGCGCTGCGCCTCCTCAAAATCTCCGTGCCGGAGTATCTTCCCGGCACGCCCGAACGGGCGGCGCTGTCCTAG
- a CDS encoding Gfo/Idh/MocA family oxidoreductase, with protein sequence MSQDRPFGAFCLVGMGAHARTKLLPALQASGQVIAGVVSKTFAEPGMRVFAELDEALDALPRETVFFIASPPAAHYAQSKAILARGFDLFVEKPAFLFPDEAEEIAALADAQGAVLAEAMMYRHAVLYARLLDHWGRNRDRIRALALTFVIDRMPAGTFRLEDGMAASSTYDIGCYPVSLLADLGLGEAAIAVTGVDHPGARDRERVHAAGEGGTVSFTLDYGVAPAYANTVTVVHDGGETATFSPFFYGRPGERRIVTAAGAETVEEANSFETMLRRPRREWLAEQGERNRRMAAVTGKLWALASAVAAFGKSP encoded by the coding sequence ATGTCGCAAGACCGCCCCTTCGGCGCCTTCTGCCTCGTCGGCATGGGCGCCCATGCCCGGACCAAGCTGCTCCCGGCGCTGCAGGCCAGCGGGCAAGTGATCGCCGGCGTCGTCTCGAAGACCTTCGCCGAGCCGGGCATGCGCGTCTTTGCCGAGCTGGACGAGGCGCTCGACGCTCTTCCGCGCGAGACGGTGTTCTTCATAGCCTCGCCGCCCGCCGCCCATTATGCGCAATCGAAGGCGATCCTCGCGCGCGGCTTCGATCTTTTCGTCGAAAAGCCCGCCTTCCTCTTTCCGGACGAAGCCGAGGAGATCGCCGCCCTGGCCGACGCGCAGGGCGCCGTTCTCGCCGAGGCGATGATGTATCGCCATGCTGTGCTCTACGCCCGCCTGCTCGACCATTGGGGCCGCAACCGCGACCGCATCCGCGCGCTCGCGCTGACCTTCGTCATCGACAGGATGCCCGCGGGGACCTTCCGGCTCGAGGACGGCATGGCGGCCTCCTCGACCTACGATATCGGCTGCTACCCGGTATCCCTGCTGGCCGATCTGGGGCTCGGCGAGGCGGCGATCGCGGTGACCGGCGTCGACCATCCCGGGGCGCGCGACCGGGAGCGCGTCCATGCCGCGGGCGAGGGCGGAACGGTAAGCTTCACCCTCGATTACGGCGTGGCCCCCGCCTATGCGAACACGGTTACCGTCGTCCACGACGGTGGCGAGACGGCGACCTTTTCGCCGTTCTTCTACGGCCGCCCGGGCGAGCGTCGGATCGTCACGGCGGCGGGCGCCGAAACGGTCGAGGAGGCGAACAGCTTCGAGACCATGCTCCGGCGGCCCCGCCGCGAGTGGCTCGCAGAGCAGGGGGAGCGGAACCGCCGGATGGCGGCGGTAACGGGGAAATTATGGGCCCTCGCCAGCGCCGTCGCCGCTTTCGGCAAATCCCCGTGA
- a CDS encoding cupin domain-containing protein, with protein sequence MTLPRKSTLVPNVQRDADKRGGILSIVDEPVSNVSIITCTPGSVRSNHFHHSDWHLMYVLEGQIDYFFKDVDTGEIKYLRVKEGDNIFTPPNELHATYFPVKTTLIVSSKNPRDQETYEADTVRERFIDEDNIQDMLARYS encoded by the coding sequence ATGACGCTGCCCCGAAAATCCACGCTGGTTCCCAATGTCCAGCGCGACGCCGACAAGCGCGGCGGGATCCTTTCCATCGTCGACGAGCCGGTGAGCAACGTCTCGATCATCACCTGCACGCCGGGTTCGGTGCGCTCGAACCACTTTCACCACAGCGACTGGCACCTGATGTACGTGCTGGAAGGCCAGATCGATTATTTCTTCAAGGACGTCGACACCGGCGAGATCAAATATCTCCGCGTCAAGGAAGGCGACAACATCTTCACCCCGCCCAATGAACTGCACGCGACGTATTTCCCGGTGAAGACCACGCTGATCGTCTCGAGCAAGAATCCGCGCGATCAGGAAACCTATGAGGCCGACACGGTCCGCGAGCGCTTCATCGACGAAGACAACATCCAGGACATGCTGGCGAGATATTCCTGA
- a CDS encoding class I SAM-dependent methyltransferase, whose product MADFRTIAACRLCGGAELGEIVDFGNVALGNNLLEDAAAARAAASYPLTLNRCAACGHFQLGCAVAPHLLYATNYTYLSGIGPSFVKHLDDYAAWAYGKDLVPPDGLVVDIGSNDGTALKAFQRRGARVCGVDPASLPAKIANENGVDTLNVFFDADAVAQIAAKYGAADYVTSHNVLAHVDDLGAVFADIHALLKDGGVFCFEIGYFREVLRLGYFDTIYHEHLDYHHAAPLARHLTKLGFDIEEFSVNAAQGGTLRTLCRKTGAGRVSAAARAFLDAERQSEVNDTAFLRDWQGSILRKMAGFAALLRERAAKGLAIAGYGAPTKATLLMKMAGIGAADVRYVVDDNALKVGRFLPVTGIPIRPTAQLFAEPLDAVVVFAWNFADDISAKLGGRFGRPVEMIVPLPEPRTIAL is encoded by the coding sequence ATGGCCGATTTCCGGACCATCGCCGCCTGCCGCCTGTGCGGCGGCGCGGAGCTGGGCGAGATCGTCGATTTCGGGAATGTCGCGCTGGGCAACAACCTGCTCGAGGATGCGGCCGCCGCCCGCGCCGCGGCGAGCTATCCGCTTACCCTGAATCGCTGCGCCGCCTGCGGCCATTTCCAGCTCGGCTGTGCGGTGGCGCCGCATCTGCTCTATGCGACGAACTACACCTATCTCTCGGGCATCGGTCCCAGCTTCGTGAAGCATCTCGACGACTACGCCGCCTGGGCCTATGGCAAGGACCTCGTGCCGCCGGACGGCCTAGTCGTCGACATCGGCTCCAATGACGGGACGGCGCTCAAGGCGTTCCAGCGGCGCGGCGCGCGCGTCTGCGGCGTCGATCCGGCCAGCCTGCCGGCCAAGATCGCCAACGAGAACGGCGTCGATACCCTCAACGTCTTTTTCGACGCCGATGCGGTGGCGCAGATCGCGGCGAAATACGGCGCCGCGGACTACGTCACCAGCCACAACGTGCTCGCCCATGTCGACGACCTCGGTGCCGTCTTCGCCGATATCCACGCCCTCCTGAAGGACGGCGGGGTGTTCTGCTTCGAGATCGGCTATTTCCGCGAGGTGCTGCGGCTGGGCTATTTCGACACGATCTATCACGAGCATCTCGACTACCATCACGCCGCGCCGCTGGCGCGCCACCTGACGAAGCTCGGCTTCGACATCGAGGAGTTCAGCGTCAACGCCGCGCAGGGCGGCACCCTGCGCACGCTCTGCCGCAAGACCGGCGCGGGCAGGGTCTCCGCCGCGGCACGGGCCTTCCTCGATGCCGAGCGGCAGTCTGAAGTGAACGACACGGCCTTCCTGCGGGACTGGCAGGGAAGCATCCTGCGCAAGATGGCCGGCTTCGCGGCGCTGCTGCGCGAAAGGGCGGCCAAGGGCCTGGCGATCGCCGGCTATGGCGCGCCGACCAAGGCGACTCTGCTGATGAAGATGGCCGGCATCGGCGCGGCGGATGTCCGCTACGTGGTCGACGACAATGCCCTGAAGGTGGGGCGCTTCCTGCCGGTGACGGGCATCCCGATCCGGCCGACGGCGCAGCTCTTTGCCGAGCCGCTCGACGCCGTCGTGGTGTTCGCGTGGAATTTCGCCGATGATATCTCCGCCAAGCTGGGTGGCCGCTTCGGTCGCCCGGTCGAGATGATCGTGCCGCTGCCCGAACCGAGGACCATCGCGCTGTGA